Proteins co-encoded in one Streptomyces sp. NBC_01283 genomic window:
- a CDS encoding class F sortase, with product MPSSQPADEEEPQRKRAPWGVMALVLLTGLALIRNGSGEFDVGPPQPASAAAADQAPDGSGQGVAPLTFSPAERVGIKGIQVDAPVVPVGLDQDGWVDAPPPEDPNLAGWFTGAVSPGERGTSVIVGHVDNQQGPAVFYGLGSLKKGNRVEVLRRDRKTAVFEIYGIEVFEKSNFPGSRVYSDKGAPELRVITCGGGFSKRSGYDGNVVAFARLVDVR from the coding sequence ATGCCTTCGTCCCAGCCGGCCGATGAAGAGGAACCGCAGCGGAAGCGCGCGCCGTGGGGCGTGATGGCGCTGGTTCTGCTGACCGGCCTCGCGCTGATCCGGAATGGCTCAGGGGAATTCGACGTGGGTCCTCCGCAGCCGGCGTCGGCCGCCGCGGCGGACCAGGCGCCCGACGGGTCGGGGCAGGGCGTCGCGCCGCTGACGTTCTCGCCCGCCGAACGTGTGGGGATCAAGGGCATCCAGGTGGACGCGCCGGTCGTGCCGGTCGGCCTCGACCAGGACGGCTGGGTGGACGCGCCGCCCCCGGAGGACCCGAACCTGGCCGGCTGGTTCACCGGAGCCGTCTCGCCGGGCGAGCGGGGCACCTCCGTGATCGTCGGCCATGTGGACAATCAGCAGGGCCCTGCTGTCTTCTACGGCCTGGGCTCGCTGAAGAAGGGAAATCGCGTCGAGGTCCTGCGCAGGGACCGCAAGACCGCGGTTTTCGAGATCTATGGAATCGAAGTCTTCGAGAAGAGCAATTTCCCGGGCAGTCGCGTCTACAGCGACAAGGGGGCCCCGGAACTGCGCGTCATCACCTGCGGCGGCGGATTCTCGAAGCGGTCCGGATACGACGGGAACGTCGTCGCTTTCGCCCGCCTGGTGGACGTGCGCTGA
- the lysX gene encoding bifunctional lysylphosphatidylglycerol synthetase/lysine--tRNA ligase LysX: protein MSITVERPTAEPPQHARDRFLRRVPEGFATFFGTLGLFCAILAVIAPLRRLLRPVVRVLDLLTVPVSPNLAYAVFLFLLAAATAARKKVAWWLVISYLGLLLAFDVLGIALGFWADSLPSLIVCALAFVLLVLARKEFSADSRRGAVRRAVLVLVAGLAVAVLVGWGLVALFPGTLPRGQALLWAADRVCGGLFTGGDYFDGRPPRALHFWLGLFGALALLNAAATLFRSQRMEAALHGDEEPRIRALLGTYGAQDSLGYFATRRDKAVVFSPSGKAAVTYRVEAGVCLASGDPVGDREAWPHAIGAWLDVARRYAWAPAVMGASEEGATAYARSGLGALQLGDEAILQVAGFDLDGRDMRVTRQAVNRVRRTGATTRIRRHSTLTDEEMEEIIDKADAWRDTETERGFSMALDRLGDPEDGDCLLVEALDGDGRLIALLSLVPWGRDGVSLDLMRRDRATAPNGVMEFMVAELCAGAAKFGVRRVSLNFAVFRSVFEEGARIGAGPVLRLWRKLLLFFSKWWQLEALYRSNAKYHPEWYPRFICYGDAGALARISLASGIAEGFVSVPSLRKLWGKGRGPKGVTKPTSTEGLPPISALGLAGHGDTTDADPLAALSDQVRIRHRKLDRLRADGIDPYPVGLPPRTHTLADVAPALAGEEVTVAGRVMLVRDFGGVVFAVLRDWSGDRQLALTRDRSGPAVLDRFTSGTDIGDHITATGTVGTSDQGELTVFVTAWQLTGKCLRPLPDKRRGLTDPEAKVRRRYLDLVASPGARDVVRARSTAVQALRQGLLDRGYLEVETPMLQQIHGGANARPFTTHINAYDLDLYLRIAPELYLKRLCVGGMEKVFEMGRTFRNEGVSYKHNPEFTMLEAYQAFADYDVMLDLTRELIQGAATAAFGAPVARKADADGRLTEHDISGPWPVKTVYGAISEALGDEVDADTPLPRLRQLCDRAHVPYQPDDGRGDVVLEMYERLVEEKTTLPTFYKDFPTDVSPLTRQHRTDPRLAERWDLVAFGTELGTAYSELTDPVEQRRRLTAQSLLAAGGDPEAMELDEDFLDALEYAMPPTGGLGIGVDRLVMFLTGLTIRETLPFPLVRRR from the coding sequence ATGAGCATCACCGTGGAGAGGCCGACCGCCGAGCCGCCGCAGCACGCACGAGACCGCTTCCTGAGGCGCGTGCCCGAAGGGTTCGCCACCTTCTTCGGCACCCTGGGCCTCTTCTGCGCGATCCTCGCGGTCATCGCCCCGCTGCGCCGTCTCCTGCGCCCGGTGGTCCGCGTCCTCGACCTCCTCACGGTCCCGGTCAGCCCCAACCTGGCGTACGCCGTCTTCCTCTTCCTTCTCGCCGCGGCCACCGCGGCCCGCAAGAAGGTCGCGTGGTGGCTGGTCATCAGCTACCTGGGGCTTCTCCTCGCCTTCGACGTACTGGGCATCGCCCTCGGCTTCTGGGCGGACTCGCTCCCTTCCCTCATCGTCTGCGCCCTGGCCTTCGTCCTGCTGGTCCTGGCCCGCAAGGAGTTCTCCGCGGACTCGCGCCGCGGGGCGGTCCGGCGGGCCGTCCTGGTGCTCGTGGCGGGCCTCGCCGTGGCGGTGCTGGTCGGCTGGGGGCTCGTCGCGCTCTTCCCGGGGACGCTGCCGCGCGGGCAGGCCCTGCTCTGGGCGGCGGACCGCGTCTGCGGCGGGCTCTTCACCGGCGGCGACTACTTCGACGGCAGACCGCCGCGCGCCCTGCACTTCTGGCTCGGCCTGTTCGGCGCCCTCGCCCTCCTGAACGCCGCCGCGACCCTCTTCCGCTCCCAGCGCATGGAAGCCGCCCTGCACGGCGACGAGGAGCCCCGCATCCGCGCGCTCCTCGGCACGTACGGCGCCCAGGACTCACTCGGGTACTTCGCCACCCGGCGCGACAAGGCCGTCGTCTTCTCGCCCAGCGGCAAGGCCGCCGTCACCTACCGCGTCGAGGCGGGCGTCTGCCTGGCCAGCGGCGACCCCGTGGGTGACCGCGAGGCCTGGCCGCACGCGATCGGCGCCTGGCTCGACGTGGCCCGGCGGTACGCCTGGGCGCCCGCCGTGATGGGCGCGTCCGAGGAGGGCGCCACCGCGTATGCACGCTCCGGGCTCGGCGCGCTCCAACTCGGCGACGAGGCGATCCTGCAGGTCGCCGGCTTCGACCTGGACGGCCGCGACATGCGGGTCACCCGCCAGGCGGTGAACCGCGTCCGCCGCACCGGCGCCACCACCCGCATCCGCCGCCACTCCACCCTCACCGACGAGGAGATGGAAGAGATCATCGACAAGGCGGACGCCTGGCGGGACACCGAGACCGAACGCGGCTTCTCGATGGCGCTCGACCGCCTCGGCGACCCCGAGGACGGCGACTGCTTGCTCGTCGAGGCGCTGGACGGCGACGGCCGGCTCATCGCCCTGCTCTCCCTCGTCCCCTGGGGCAGGGACGGCGTCTCCCTCGACCTGATGCGCCGCGACCGCGCGACCGCGCCCAACGGTGTCATGGAGTTCATGGTCGCCGAACTCTGCGCGGGCGCGGCGAAGTTCGGGGTGCGCCGCGTCTCCCTGAACTTCGCCGTGTTCCGCTCGGTCTTCGAGGAGGGCGCCCGCATCGGCGCCGGTCCCGTCCTGCGGCTGTGGCGCAAGCTGCTGCTCTTCTTCTCCAAGTGGTGGCAGCTCGAAGCGCTCTACCGCTCCAACGCCAAGTACCACCCCGAGTGGTATCCCCGCTTCATCTGTTACGGCGACGCGGGTGCCCTCGCCCGGATCAGCCTCGCCTCGGGCATCGCCGAAGGCTTCGTCTCCGTGCCCTCGCTGCGCAAGCTCTGGGGCAAGGGCCGGGGCCCCAAGGGCGTCACCAAGCCCACCAGCACCGAGGGCCTCCCGCCGATCTCCGCCCTCGGCCTCGCGGGCCACGGCGACACCACGGACGCCGACCCCCTGGCCGCGCTGTCCGACCAGGTCCGCATCCGCCACCGCAAGCTCGACCGGCTGCGGGCCGACGGCATCGACCCCTACCCCGTGGGCCTCCCGCCGCGCACCCACACCCTGGCCGACGTGGCCCCCGCCCTGGCGGGGGAGGAGGTCACGGTCGCGGGCCGCGTCATGCTCGTACGCGACTTCGGCGGGGTCGTCTTCGCCGTCCTGCGCGACTGGTCCGGCGACCGCCAACTCGCCCTGACGCGCGACCGGTCGGGCCCCGCAGTCCTGGACCGCTTCACCTCCGGCACCGACATCGGCGACCACATCACCGCCACCGGCACGGTCGGCACCAGCGACCAGGGCGAGCTCACCGTCTTCGTCACCGCCTGGCAGCTCACCGGCAAGTGCCTGCGCCCGCTGCCCGACAAGCGCCGCGGCCTCACCGACCCCGAGGCCAAGGTCCGCCGCCGCTACCTCGACCTGGTCGCGAGCCCCGGCGCTCGCGACGTCGTCCGGGCCCGCTCCACCGCCGTACAGGCCCTGCGGCAGGGGCTGCTGGACCGCGGCTACCTGGAGGTCGAGACGCCGATGCTCCAGCAGATCCACGGCGGCGCCAACGCCCGCCCCTTCACCACCCACATCAACGCCTACGACCTCGACCTCTATCTGCGCATCGCACCCGAGCTGTATCTCAAGCGGCTCTGCGTCGGCGGCATGGAGAAGGTCTTCGAGATGGGCCGCACCTTCCGCAACGAAGGCGTCTCGTACAAGCACAACCCCGAGTTCACGATGCTGGAGGCCTACCAGGCGTTCGCCGACTACGACGTGATGCTCGACCTCACCCGCGAGCTCATCCAGGGCGCCGCCACCGCCGCCTTCGGCGCACCCGTCGCCCGCAAGGCCGACGCGGACGGACGGCTCACCGAGCACGACATCTCGGGGCCCTGGCCGGTCAAGACGGTCTACGGCGCGATCTCCGAGGCGCTCGGCGACGAGGTCGACGCGGACACCCCGCTGCCGCGGCTGCGGCAGCTCTGCGACCGCGCGCACGTCCCCTACCAGCCGGACGACGGCCGCGGTGACGTCGTACTGGAGATGTACGAGCGCCTCGTCGAGGAGAAGACCACGCTGCCCACCTTCTACAAGGACTTCCCGACCGACGTCTCCCCGTTGACCCGCCAGCACCGCACCGACCCGCGCCTCGCCGAACGCTGGGACCTGGTCGCCTTCGGCACGGAACTCGGCACCGCCTACTCGGAGTTGACCGACCCCGTCGAACAGCGCCGCCGCCTCACCGCGCAGTCGCTGCTCGCCGCCGGGGGAGACCCGGAGGCCATGGAGCTCGACGAGGACTTCCTGGACGCCCTGGAGTACGCGATGCCGCCCACCGGCGGGCTCGGCATCGGTGTCGACCGCCTCGTCATGTTCCTCACCGGCCTGACGATCAGGGAGACGCTGCCGTTCCCGCTCGTACGCCGCCGCTGA
- a CDS encoding polysaccharide deacetylase family protein, which produces MKKDQMTPGRRALLRGAAVFGLAATAGCAGTERSAAPGPTAPSGAAAGGPPAARAALKPSAYRLQPMAGNGPPRAARALPRVRKAPILRMDGQGRTMVLTFDDGPDPLYTPGILRTLRKYDVRATFFVCGEMAVDNKDLLREMADDGHVIGNHTWTHPLLLKMSRNAMRAEIERTCEVIEDAVGEPPAWFRAPYGAWNRNAFQLGADLGMEPLAWTVDTLDWTEPGTATIIRRVRAGAAPGVVVLSHDAGGNRSQSVEALRTYLPELIDSGYRLTVPSRHGM; this is translated from the coding sequence ATGAAAAAGGATCAAATGACTCCAGGGCGTCGCGCGCTCCTGCGCGGCGCCGCTGTCTTCGGTCTGGCCGCGACCGCCGGCTGCGCGGGCACGGAGCGCTCGGCTGCTCCAGGACCCACGGCTCCCAGCGGTGCGGCGGCCGGTGGCCCGCCCGCCGCGCGTGCCGCCCTCAAGCCCTCCGCGTACCGCCTCCAGCCCATGGCGGGCAACGGCCCGCCGCGCGCCGCACGCGCACTGCCCCGGGTCCGCAAGGCGCCGATCCTGCGCATGGACGGGCAGGGCCGCACCATGGTGCTGACCTTCGACGACGGGCCCGACCCCCTCTACACGCCGGGCATCCTGAGGACGCTGCGCAAGTACGACGTTCGTGCGACGTTCTTCGTCTGCGGCGAGATGGCCGTCGACAACAAGGACCTGCTGCGCGAGATGGCCGACGACGGGCATGTGATCGGCAACCACACCTGGACGCATCCGCTGCTCCTGAAGATGAGCCGCAACGCGATGCGCGCGGAGATCGAGCGCACCTGCGAGGTCATCGAGGACGCCGTGGGCGAACCCCCCGCCTGGTTCCGCGCCCCCTACGGTGCCTGGAACCGCAACGCCTTCCAGCTCGGCGCCGACCTCGGCATGGAGCCGCTCGCCTGGACCGTGGACACCCTGGACTGGACCGAGCCCGGCACCGCCACGATCATCCGGCGCGTACGGGCCGGTGCGGCGCCCGGCGTCGTGGTGCTCTCGCACGACGCGGGCGGCAACCGTTCCCAGAGCGTGGAGGCCCTGCGGACGTATCTCCCGGAGCTCATCGATTCCGGTTACCGGCTCACGGTGCCGAGCCGCCACGGGATGTAA
- a CDS encoding HAD family hydrolase, which produces MIETVVFAVGETLTKDDRYWASWADWLGVPRHTVSALVGGVVTRGRDNTEALRLLSPDIDVAAAYQAREVAGRGEHLAETDLYPDVRPALGGLRKQGLRVVIAGNQTPRVGELLRALDLPADLVVTSGEWGVAKPDPTFFSRVIEVAQAAPEQTLYVGDHPANDIYPAKAAGLRAAHIRRGPWGHWWADDPTLVETADWRIDSLTQVASIIAE; this is translated from the coding sequence ATGATTGAGACCGTCGTGTTCGCCGTGGGGGAGACCCTCACCAAAGATGACCGCTACTGGGCGTCCTGGGCCGATTGGCTCGGCGTGCCCCGTCACACTGTCTCCGCGCTCGTGGGAGGTGTCGTCACGCGGGGCCGCGACAACACCGAAGCGCTGCGGCTGCTGAGCCCGGACATAGATGTCGCCGCCGCCTATCAGGCCCGCGAGGTCGCGGGGCGCGGCGAGCACCTGGCCGAGACCGACCTCTACCCCGATGTGCGTCCCGCTCTCGGCGGGCTGCGCAAGCAGGGTCTGCGGGTCGTCATCGCGGGGAACCAGACGCCCCGCGTGGGCGAGCTGCTGCGTGCCCTGGATCTGCCCGCCGACCTCGTCGTCACCTCGGGGGAGTGGGGCGTGGCGAAGCCCGACCCGACGTTCTTCTCCAGAGTGATCGAGGTGGCTCAGGCCGCGCCGGAGCAGACCCTGTACGTGGGCGACCATCCCGCGAACGACATCTACCCCGCGAAGGCCGCCGGGCTGCGGGCGGCGCACATCCGGCGCGGGCCCTGGGGGCACTGGTGGGCCGACGACCCGACCCTCGTCGAAACCGCGGACTGGCGGATCGACTCCCTCACCCAGGTAGCTTCGATCATCGCTGAGTGA
- a CDS encoding SCO0930 family lipoprotein, with protein MLHPSGGSPRAWRSASLVATAAAMLALTTACGQDQGDQSPTGQNVGNQAPAKQGGYGAGDGYGADTGDAKEGAGKAKAAGQLAVWDSKKLGKVVTDSEGFTLYRFDKDTAQPPKSNCDGACATTWPVASPDGVVAPPGVDKSLLGEVTRSDGSKQLTIDGWPMYRYAKDTKAGDAKGQGVGGTWYASAPDGKKAAPAAEAEPPAEKAPVDPAGLSTRKDPKLGEIVVDKNGMTVYRFTKDSAWPMKSACTGACLQKWPVVPPVEKNDTKGILKKGFVVFDRPDGQRQQTIDCWPIYTFAGDKKPGDTNGQGVGGTWYAAGPDGKPVGAPK; from the coding sequence ATGCTTCATCCATCAGGGGGTTCCCCCCGAGCCTGGCGGAGCGCCTCGCTCGTAGCGACGGCCGCGGCCATGCTGGCGCTGACGACGGCGTGCGGTCAGGACCAGGGTGACCAGTCGCCGACCGGACAGAACGTGGGCAACCAGGCCCCGGCCAAGCAGGGCGGATACGGGGCGGGCGACGGCTACGGCGCCGACACGGGTGACGCGAAGGAAGGCGCGGGGAAGGCGAAAGCCGCAGGTCAGCTCGCTGTCTGGGACAGCAAGAAGCTCGGCAAGGTTGTCACCGACAGCGAGGGCTTCACGCTCTACCGCTTCGACAAGGACACCGCCCAGCCCCCCAAGTCGAACTGCGACGGCGCCTGCGCCACGACCTGGCCCGTCGCGTCGCCCGATGGCGTGGTCGCCCCGCCCGGCGTCGACAAGTCCCTGCTGGGCGAGGTCACCCGGTCCGACGGCAGCAAGCAGCTCACCATCGACGGCTGGCCGATGTACCGGTACGCCAAGGACACCAAGGCCGGCGACGCCAAGGGCCAGGGAGTGGGCGGCACTTGGTACGCCTCCGCCCCCGACGGCAAGAAGGCCGCACCGGCGGCCGAGGCCGAACCCCCCGCCGAGAAGGCCCCCGTCGACCCGGCGGGGCTCTCCACCCGCAAGGACCCCAAGCTCGGGGAGATCGTCGTCGACAAGAACGGCATGACCGTCTATCGCTTCACGAAGGACTCCGCCTGGCCGATGAAGTCCGCGTGCACCGGCGCCTGCCTCCAGAAGTGGCCGGTGGTTCCGCCCGTCGAGAAGAACGACACCAAGGGAATCCTCAAGAAGGGGTTCGTCGTCTTCGACCGCCCCGACGGACAGCGTCAGCAGACGATCGACTGCTGGCCGATTTACACCTTCGCCGGTGACAAGAAGCCCGGCGACACCAACGGTCAGGGCGTGGGCGGCACTTGGTACGCCGCCGGGCCTGACGGAAAGCCTGTCGGCGCCCCGAAGTAG